Proteins co-encoded in one Erinaceus europaeus chromosome 2, mEriEur2.1, whole genome shotgun sequence genomic window:
- the LOC103120808 gene encoding kallikrein-4, with the protein MSAFSLYTTPPPTPTQSSVILSHTCLHAGMLWMLLGLHTPVVLDDGGRKPLGLAPGTPRSGCHRYLKVQHLPGCAGPSALPGVPEAARGVTCVSGHRGPCPTAQAPPISLTPPHSSPDSARNLGSTHTADTLALPSPDSILGSAAWPGGGRIVSGEDCSPHSQPWQAALFVESEFFCGAVLVHPQWVLSAAHCFQNAYTVGLGLHSLEAEQEPGSRMVEASLSIRHPEYNNPFIANDLMLIRLAEPVSLSATIQTISLASRCATPGESCLVSGWGQLMGGKQPQVLQCANISVVSEQACRAVYGPVYHTSMLCAGGGEDRRDSCHGDSGGPLVCSGSLQGLVSFGQSECGLPSVPAVYTNLCKFTDWVQKTIQAT; encoded by the exons ATGTCTGCCTTTTCGCTCTACACCACTCCGCCTCCCACTCCCACACAATCCTCCGTCATCCTCTCCCACACCTGTCTCCACGCAGGGATGCTCTGGATGCTGCTGGGACTTCACACTCct GTGGTGCTGGATGATGGCGGCAGGAAGCCCCTGGGGCTGGCTCCTGGGACCCCTCGTTCTGGGTGTCACAGGTACCTGAAGGTGCAGCATTTGCCAGGCTGTGCAGGACCCAGCGCCCTCCCGGGCGTGCCTGAGGCTGCCCGGGGTGTTACTTGTGTCTCTGGGCACAGGGGG CCTTGCCCCACTGCTCAGGCCCCGCCCATATCACTGACCCCGCCCCACAGCAGCCCCGACTCTGCCCGCAACCTTGGCTCCACCCACACCGCTGACACCCTGGCCCT CCCCAGCCCAGATTCCATCCTAGGGTCCGCGGCCTGGCCCGGCGGTGGCCGCATCGTGAGCGGCGAGGACTGCAGTCCACACTCGCAGCCCTGGCAGGCAGCCCTCTTCGTGGAAAGTGAATTTTTCTGCGGGGCAGTCCTGGTGCACCCGCAGTGGGTGCTGTCAGCAGCACACTGCTTCCAGAA TGCCTACACCGTCGGCCTCGGCCTCCACAGCCTGGAGGCCGAGCAAGAACCCGGCAGCCGTATGGTGGAGGCCAGCCTCTCCATCCGCCACCCAGAGTACAACAACCCATTCATCGCCAACGACCTCATGCTCATCAGGCTGGCAGAGCCCGTGTCCCTGTCGGCCACCATTCAGACCATCAGCCTGGCCTCCCGGTGTGCCACGCCCGGAGAGTCCTGCCTCGTGTCCGGCTGGGGGCAGCTGATGGGCG GCAAGCAGCCCCAAGTACTCCAGTGTGCCAACATCTCAGTGGTGTCTGAGCAGGCGTGCAGAGCAGTCTACGGCCCCGTGTACCACACCAGCATGCTCTGTGCCGGAGGAGGGGAGGACCGCAGAGACTCCTGCCAC GGTGACTCCGGGGGCCCCCTGGTCTGCAGCGGGTCTCTGCAGGGCCTCGTGTCTTTTGGACAATCGGAGTGTGGCCTCCCCTCCGTGCCAGCTGTGTACACCAACCTCTGCAAGTTCACTGACTGGGTACAGAAAACCATCCAGGCCACTTAG